A single region of the Saprospiraceae bacterium genome encodes:
- a CDS encoding O-antigen ligase family protein produces MLNQGICQSTKFLVRLKREIAGQSPLALSQWLLLLIPFTLVISKRLNVLVILLYGASVVLQPELGKRCWQVLKTRWVWAFWLFYGFHALSMAWSTEVNVAQFALERKASLLFIPLFIALDRKIDLDILRHSMLSLILSCCISIWICLFLALCNYLETGIPSFFFYHAFSWPLDELNAIYFSFFAFSSLVFSHFLIRVGYRLLLNDWCQFVIIFTLSTGLILLSSRLFISLTLLFLLRLAILNYAQLVSKKLRFGWIIVLPLFIGGVSFFSQTRDRFNQLLDSQFSVLQQDQFQYDTPFNGLTIRLLFWRFAGEIVEGERAFVLGLGIGDAQAAMNQTIVKHNVYHGNPNLGDHGYLGYNFHNQFVETWVQLGIVGLLLWLLLLGLFIKKWDYKWSNPVIYFFLAVLTFSVIESILERQHGIVFFAFFLSIFQITSKYEVSPKPI; encoded by the coding sequence ATGCTAAATCAGGGTATCTGTCAAAGCACTAAATTTTTAGTCCGTTTAAAAAGGGAAATTGCCGGACAGTCCCCTCTTGCCCTTAGTCAATGGCTACTGCTTTTAATTCCCTTCACCTTGGTCATTTCCAAGCGTTTAAATGTTTTGGTAATCCTTTTGTATGGGGCGAGTGTTGTACTTCAGCCTGAATTGGGGAAAAGATGTTGGCAGGTATTAAAAACAAGATGGGTATGGGCCTTCTGGCTTTTTTATGGTTTTCATGCTTTGAGTATGGCGTGGTCTACAGAGGTAAATGTTGCACAATTTGCATTGGAACGCAAGGCCAGCCTGCTATTTATCCCATTGTTTATAGCCCTGGATAGGAAAATCGATTTGGATATTTTGCGACATAGTATGCTAAGTCTTATCCTAAGCTGTTGCATTTCCATTTGGATTTGTCTATTTTTAGCGCTTTGTAACTACTTAGAAACAGGCATTCCCAGTTTTTTCTTTTACCATGCTTTTAGCTGGCCCTTAGATGAACTTAACGCCATTTATTTTTCTTTTTTTGCATTTAGTAGCTTAGTCTTTAGTCATTTTTTGATAAGGGTTGGGTATCGCTTGCTTTTGAATGATTGGTGCCAGTTTGTTATTATTTTTACCCTATCCACAGGTTTGATTTTGTTATCATCTCGACTATTTATAAGCCTAACGCTATTGTTTTTGTTGCGTTTAGCCATCTTAAATTATGCTCAGCTTGTCTCTAAAAAACTTCGATTTGGCTGGATAATTGTTTTACCTCTCTTTATCGGAGGTGTGTCGTTCTTTAGTCAAACCCGTGATCGTTTTAACCAATTATTGGATTCCCAATTTAGCGTATTGCAGCAGGATCAATTTCAATACGATACTCCTTTTAATGGTTTAACGATCCGTTTATTGTTTTGGCGCTTTGCAGGGGAGATTGTGGAGGGTGAGCGGGCTTTTGTGCTTGGTCTCGGGATCGGCGATGCCCAAGCCGCCATGAACCAAACCATCGTAAAGCATAATGTTTATCATGGAAACCCAAACTTAGGTGATCATGGCTATCTCGGCTATAATTTTCACAACCAATTTGTAGAAACTTGGGTGCAATTGGGTATAGTTGGGTTATTATTGTGGTTGCTTTTATTGGGACTTTTTATAAAAAAATGGGACTATAAATGGTCCAATCCTGTTATCTATTTTTTCTTGGCGGTTTTAACTTTTTCGGTAATCGAAAGTATATTAGAACGACAACATGGCATTGTTTTTTTCGCGTTTTTTCTATCCATCTTTCAAATTACTTCAAAGTATGAAGTTTCTCCAAAGCCCATTTAG
- a CDS encoding sugar transferase, giving the protein MKFLQSPFSEFLVSRTAHLPPPQLLQVRKGKALWPTAPLGFRYRIIKRLLDIILTSFFFIFILSWLIPILVFMNWIDGNVPIFFVQKRVGFNNRLFFCYKLRSIRKDKAESISPWAHFIRCHKLDELPQFMNVLKGEMSIVGPRPHMMSDHKAFSRAVGKGYFDRHRVLPGITGLAQVNGFEGPITSLDKLQGRLQYDLLYIEEWSLWLDVKIMMKTLCYISKGLIRKTK; this is encoded by the coding sequence ATGAAGTTTCTCCAAAGCCCATTTAGTGAGTTTTTAGTTTCAAGAACAGCACATCTTCCTCCTCCACAGCTGCTCCAAGTAAGAAAAGGAAAAGCGCTTTGGCCTACTGCCCCCCTTGGTTTTCGGTATCGAATCATCAAACGTTTGCTGGATATTATTTTAACCAGTTTTTTCTTTATTTTTATATTGTCATGGTTAATTCCTATCCTTGTTTTTATGAATTGGATAGATGGCAATGTGCCTATTTTTTTTGTGCAAAAAAGGGTAGGGTTTAATAATCGTTTGTTTTTTTGTTACAAATTGAGAAGCATTCGGAAAGATAAAGCGGAAAGCATTAGTCCATGGGCTCATTTTATCCGTTGTCATAAACTTGACGAATTGCCACAATTTATGAATGTACTAAAGGGAGAAATGAGCATCGTTGGCCCTCGGCCACACATGATGAGCGATCATAAGGCTTTTAGCCGCGCTGTTGGGAAAGGGTACTTTGATAGACATAGGGTATTGCCTGGTATCACAGGGCTGGCACAGGTCAATGGCTTTGAAGGCCCAATTACTTCTCTGGACAAGCTACAGGGGCGTTTGCAATACGACCTGCTGTACATTGAAGAATGGTCTCTTTGGTTGGATGTGAAAATAATGATGAAAACACTGTGCTATATCTCAAAAGGGTTAATTAGAAAAACTAAATGA